One genomic window of Desulfotignum phosphitoxidans DSM 13687 includes the following:
- the thiS gene encoding sulfur carrier protein ThiS, producing the protein MKIRLNGDETHTQALDLLALVKARNLDPSSLVIEHNHTLVRQTSWAETRLKEGDTIELLSFVGGG; encoded by the coding sequence ATGAAAATCAGATTAAACGGCGATGAGACGCACACCCAGGCATTAGATCTTCTCGCCCTTGTGAAAGCCCGAAACCTGGATCCGTCATCACTGGTCATCGAGCACAATCATACCCTGGTCCGGCAGACGTCCTGGGCTGAAACCCGGCTGAAAGAAGGGGATACCATTGAACTTTTATCATTTGTGGGAGGGGGATGA
- a CDS encoding thiazole synthase, giving the protein MADTLTLGHRNFTSRLLTGTGKFASNEQIRPMLSASGSEIITVALRRVDLQASPQDNILTHIPDHVTLLPNTSGARTAEEAVRIARIAREAGCGDFIKIEVITDMQYLLPDNHETLKAAEILAKDDFIVLPYVMPDITISRQLYDAGAAAVMPLGSPIGSNRGLEMKPMIQRIIDTSRLPVIVDAGIGRPSQAAEAMEMGTDAVLVNTAIATARDPVQAGKAFSLAVTAGRMAYQAGMAGSSRRARASSPLTGFLQE; this is encoded by the coding sequence ATGGCGGATACACTGACACTGGGCCACCGAAATTTTACCAGCCGGCTGCTCACGGGCACAGGGAAATTTGCATCCAACGAACAGATCAGACCCATGCTTTCGGCCAGCGGATCTGAAATCATTACCGTGGCCCTGCGCCGGGTGGATCTTCAGGCATCCCCTCAGGACAATATCCTGACCCATATTCCGGATCATGTGACCCTGCTGCCCAACACATCCGGGGCCAGAACGGCTGAAGAAGCCGTGCGCATCGCCCGCATCGCCCGGGAGGCCGGATGCGGGGATTTCATCAAAATCGAGGTGATCACGGACATGCAGTATCTGCTGCCCGACAATCATGAAACATTGAAAGCCGCCGAAATTCTGGCCAAAGACGATTTCATCGTTCTGCCTTATGTGATGCCGGACATCACCATTTCCCGGCAGCTCTATGATGCAGGGGCCGCCGCGGTCATGCCGCTGGGATCTCCCATCGGTTCCAACCGGGGCCTGGAAATGAAACCCATGATCCAGCGAATCATCGACACCAGCCGGCTTCCGGTAATCGTGGATGCCGGGATCGGCCGGCCTTCCCAGGCGGCCGAAGCCATGGAAATGGGGACGGATGCCGTTCTGGTCAATACGGCCATTGCCACGGCCCGGGACCCGGTCCAGGCGGGCAAGGCCTTTTCTTTGGCCGTCACTGCCGGACGGATGGCATATCAGGCCGGCATGGCCGGTTCCAGCCGCCGGGCCCGGGCATCGTCTCCTTTAACCGGATTTCTACAGGAGTAA
- the thiH gene encoding 2-iminoacetate synthase ThiH, whose protein sequence is MSFSTLADAYQSFDFSACFHSVHASEVRNVLDRAGSQAPLDTRDLLTLLSPAAQDFLEPMAQIAKNLTCQHFGKTISLYAPMYISDFCCNHCTYCGFNANTRFPRTRLTLEQIDREARAIADTGIRHILILTGEAPKKTPLSYLEDMCRIMTRYFSSIALEIYPMTETEYRGLKQAGADSLTVYQEVYDKSIYKAVHPKGPKSDYTFRLLTPERGAAAGFRAVNIGPLFGLGDPASEAFMAGLHARYLEQTYPHVEISLSLPRMTRAGGAISPRHLLSDRQFVQTLLAWRLFMPRLGITLSTRESAAFRDQLIHLGVTRYSAGSRTDVGGYHVHTTGTTVQFEVTDTRSVNEVAAMIRHSGYQPVFKDWEIF, encoded by the coding sequence ATGTCTTTTTCCACACTGGCTGACGCGTATCAATCCTTTGATTTTTCAGCCTGTTTCCATTCCGTACACGCAAGCGAGGTCCGAAACGTTTTAGACCGGGCCGGCAGCCAGGCCCCGCTGGATACCCGGGATCTGCTCACTTTGCTTTCACCGGCGGCCCAGGACTTTCTGGAACCCATGGCACAGATCGCAAAAAATCTGACCTGTCAGCATTTCGGCAAAACCATCAGCCTGTATGCGCCCATGTATATTTCAGACTTCTGCTGTAATCACTGCACCTATTGCGGATTCAATGCCAACACCCGTTTCCCCCGAACCCGGCTGACCCTGGAACAAATCGACAGAGAAGCCAGAGCCATTGCCGACACCGGCATCCGCCATATCCTGATCCTCACGGGCGAAGCCCCAAAGAAAACACCTTTGTCCTATCTGGAAGACATGTGCCGGATCATGACCCGGTATTTTTCCTCCATTGCCCTGGAAATATACCCCATGACGGAAACCGAGTACCGGGGGTTGAAACAGGCGGGGGCGGATTCTCTGACCGTGTACCAGGAAGTCTATGACAAATCCATTTACAAAGCCGTCCACCCCAAAGGCCCTAAATCCGATTACACGTTTCGTCTGCTCACCCCGGAACGCGGGGCTGCCGCCGGTTTCAGGGCCGTGAACATCGGTCCCTTGTTCGGGCTGGGAGATCCGGCATCCGAAGCGTTTATGGCCGGGCTTCATGCCCGGTACCTGGAACAGACGTATCCCCATGTGGAAATTTCCCTGTCTTTGCCCCGGATGACCCGGGCCGGGGGCGCCATTTCACCGAGACATCTTTTATCGGACCGGCAGTTTGTTCAGACGCTTCTGGCCTGGCGGCTGTTTATGCCCCGCCTGGGGATCACCCTTTCCACCCGGGAATCCGCGGCTTTCAGGGATCAGCTCATCCATTTGGGGGTTACCCGGTATTCGGCCGGCTCCAGAACGGATGTGGGGGGATACCATGTACATACCACCGGCACCACCGTGCAGTTTGAAGTAACGGATACAAGGTCCGTGAATGAGGTGGCAGCCATGATCCGACACAGCGGGTATCAG